A window of the Janthinobacterium agaricidamnosum NBRC 102515 = DSM 9628 genome harbors these coding sequences:
- a CDS encoding multidrug effflux MFS transporter, whose amino-acid sequence MFPTPPANLPPDPVQPVPPPPPSHMKPLSRGALATMLAGLAMLGPFSIDTYLPAFSSIQASLHASPLEVQQSLTFYMLAFAGMVLWHGALADAFGRRNLILVSLVMFAIGSFGCASAHTVHYLWVFRIMQGISAGAGVVIGRAIIRDLYSDAPAARLLSLVTMIFSIAPAIAPIMGGWIVKLLDWRSIFLFLVIYTVILLVFCYKRLPETLPPEKRQPFNPRFLASSYSEILRSPLFHIKAGVVALNFAGLFLFVTAAPEVLPNLLHLEPDQFGWLFIPSVAGIFLGALVANRIAGKMTFARQIAIGFIFLIGASLVNVLYHAFFPPALPWSVAPIFFYTFGMSIVGPGATLLALDLFPHIRGTVASCQSFAVTLLGAVVAGVITPLLSGSFLWLACGQLAATGTALVLWLISRRFRKYLLGPAHG is encoded by the coding sequence ATGTTTCCCACGCCTCCGGCAAACTTGCCGCCCGATCCGGTCCAGCCGGTACCGCCGCCACCGCCCAGCCACATGAAGCCGCTCAGCCGCGGCGCGCTGGCCACCATGCTGGCGGGTTTGGCGATGCTGGGGCCGTTTTCGATCGACACCTATTTGCCGGCGTTTTCTTCGATCCAGGCGTCGCTGCACGCCAGTCCGCTGGAAGTGCAGCAATCGCTGACGTTCTATATGCTGGCCTTCGCCGGCATGGTGCTGTGGCATGGCGCACTGGCCGACGCGTTCGGACGGCGCAACCTGATCCTGGTGTCGCTGGTGATGTTCGCGATCGGTTCCTTCGGCTGCGCCTCGGCGCACACAGTGCATTATTTGTGGGTGTTCCGCATCATGCAGGGCATCTCGGCCGGGGCCGGCGTGGTGATCGGCCGCGCCATCATCCGCGACCTGTATTCGGATGCGCCGGCGGCACGGCTGCTGTCGCTGGTGACGATGATCTTTTCGATCGCGCCGGCCATCGCGCCTATCATGGGCGGCTGGATCGTCAAGCTGCTGGACTGGCGCTCGATCTTCCTGTTCCTCGTCATCTATACCGTGATCCTGCTGGTGTTCTGCTACAAGCGGCTGCCGGAAACGCTGCCGCCTGAAAAGCGCCAGCCGTTCAATCCGCGCTTCCTGGCGTCCAGCTACAGCGAAATCCTGCGCTCGCCGCTGTTCCATATCAAGGCCGGCGTGGTGGCGCTCAATTTCGCCGGCCTGTTCCTGTTCGTCACGGCGGCGCCGGAAGTGCTGCCGAATCTGTTGCACCTTGAGCCGGACCAGTTCGGCTGGCTGTTCATTCCATCGGTGGCCGGGATTTTCCTCGGCGCGCTGGTGGCCAACCGCATCGCCGGCAAGATGACCTTTGCGCGCCAGATCGCGATCGGCTTCATCTTCCTGATCGGCGCGTCGCTGGTCAATGTGCTGTACCACGCGTTCTTCCCGCCGGCCTTGCCGTGGAGCGTGGCGCCGATTTTCTTCTATACCTTCGGCATGTCGATCGTCGGCCCGGGCGCGACGCTGCTGGCGCTCGACCTGTTCCCGCATATCCGCGGCACGGTGGCGTCGTGCCAGTCGTTCGCCGTGACCTTGCTGGGCGCGGTGGTGGCCGGGGTGATCACGCCGCTGCTGTCGGGCTCGTTTCTCTGGCTGGCTTGCGGCCAGTTGGCGGCGACCGGCACGGCGCTGGTGCTGTGGCTGATTTCGCGGCGCTTCCGCAAGTACCTGCTGGGACCGGCGCACGGTTGA
- a CDS encoding HDOD domain-containing protein: protein MHQSDHDIRNRLLTARLPAMPQILLRLIEHLQADDAGMAELAALIAKDAGMASKILSVANSSACRRSGRGIGLEQSLVALGTDMIKTLVISESVFQTFNNFPHSGGTDLRAFWKSSLTAAVIARDIAREMQYPHSEEAYLAGLLHNVGRLALLATAPKEYAVNFSARDDDALCAVEQRTLQITHAEAGAWLVERWQLDSFLADSVLYHHEPPARLEASHPLIRIVRLAHLLCCHDGEEAAIDAAMRLCGLSRASLEAAVGAAARQVEQAAANLGIDLSGAAVAQTDVAPAPADPVRQRLSEEVRNMVLVSEIGRTFARQQGETGWLESVTRSARLLFDFGTTVVLLENATGQALVGAAGGGQQRLAEFSIPLARGGPLAASALERRLVCVSRDAPELGIAEEQLFRILGSDSLVCLPLLAGQRCLGVLIGGVAAWQVAGYRKRERFLESFGKQAAAALDSAAGERGQAQRQLEHVTEEYRLASRRVVHEVNNPLAIIKNYLSVLDNKLARREPVAGEIAILNEEIDRVGQLINGLADLQPAAALDKTTGLSDAGRVVDEVLALFRATEFVPASVRIEADMEREPAEVEADAGILKQILVNLVKNAVEALPQGGAIHIVNRGQVNRERRWYLELCISDNGPGLSAEVLEQLFAPVRSNKDGAHHGLGLSIVHGLVQQLQGVISCRSGKNGTSFELLLPLRGVARQAGGRSVPLLDSM, encoded by the coding sequence ATGCATCAATCCGATCACGATATTCGCAACCGGCTGCTGACAGCCCGTCTGCCGGCCATGCCGCAAATTCTCCTCAGGCTGATCGAGCATTTACAGGCCGACGACGCCGGCATGGCGGAACTGGCGGCGCTGATCGCCAAGGACGCCGGCATGGCCAGCAAGATCCTGTCGGTCGCCAACAGTTCCGCCTGCCGCCGCAGCGGCCGCGGCATCGGCCTGGAGCAATCGCTGGTGGCGCTCGGCACCGACATGATCAAGACGCTGGTGATCAGCGAATCGGTATTCCAGACTTTTAATAATTTCCCCCATTCCGGCGGCACCGACTTGCGCGCGTTCTGGAAGTCGTCGCTGACGGCTGCCGTCATCGCGCGCGACATCGCCAGGGAAATGCAGTATCCGCATAGTGAAGAAGCGTACCTGGCCGGCTTGCTGCACAACGTAGGCCGGCTGGCCTTGCTGGCCACCGCGCCGAAGGAATACGCCGTCAATTTCAGCGCGCGCGACGACGATGCGCTGTGCGCGGTCGAACAGCGTACGCTGCAAATCACCCATGCCGAGGCGGGCGCGTGGCTGGTCGAGCGCTGGCAGCTGGATTCCTTCCTGGCCGACAGCGTGCTGTACCACCACGAACCGCCCGCCCGCCTCGAAGCCAGCCATCCGCTGATCCGCATCGTGCGGCTGGCGCACCTGCTGTGCTGCCATGACGGCGAAGAGGCCGCGATCGACGCCGCGATGCGCTTGTGCGGCTTGAGCCGGGCCAGCCTGGAAGCGGCCGTCGGCGCCGCCGCGCGCCAGGTGGAACAGGCGGCCGCCAACCTGGGCATCGACTTGAGCGGCGCTGCCGTAGCGCAGACCGATGTGGCGCCGGCGCCGGCCGATCCAGTGCGGCAGCGCCTGTCCGAGGAGGTGCGCAACATGGTGCTGGTGTCCGAGATCGGCCGGACCTTCGCGCGCCAGCAGGGCGAGACCGGCTGGCTGGAATCGGTGACCCGCTCGGCGCGCCTGCTGTTCGATTTCGGTACTACCGTGGTGTTGCTGGAAAATGCCACCGGCCAGGCGCTGGTCGGCGCCGCGGGCGGCGGACAGCAGCGGCTGGCCGAATTCAGCATTCCGCTGGCCAGGGGCGGGCCGCTGGCCGCGTCGGCGCTGGAACGCCGTCTGGTATGCGTCAGCCGCGACGCACCCGAGCTCGGCATCGCCGAAGAGCAGCTGTTCCGCATCCTCGGCAGCGACAGCCTGGTGTGCCTGCCGTTGCTGGCCGGCCAGCGCTGCCTGGGCGTGCTGATCGGCGGCGTCGCCGCCTGGCAGGTGGCGGGCTATCGGAAACGGGAACGTTTTCTGGAATCGTTCGGCAAGCAAGCCGCCGCCGCGCTGGACAGCGCGGCCGGCGAACGCGGCCAGGCGCAGCGCCAGCTGGAGCACGTTACCGAGGAATACCGGCTGGCGTCGCGCCGCGTGGTGCATGAGGTGAACAATCCGCTGGCGATCATCAAGAACTACCTCAGCGTGCTCGATAACAAGCTGGCCAGGCGCGAACCGGTGGCCGGCGAAATCGCCATCCTGAACGAGGAGATCGACCGGGTCGGCCAGTTGATCAACGGCCTGGCCGATTTGCAGCCCGCTGCCGCGCTGGATAAAACGACGGGCTTGAGCGACGCCGGCCGGGTGGTCGACGAGGTGCTGGCGCTGTTTCGCGCCACCGAATTCGTGCCGGCCTCGGTGCGCATCGAGGCTGACATGGAGCGCGAGCCGGCCGAAGTCGAGGCCGATGCCGGCATCCTGAAACAGATCCTGGTCAACCTGGTCAAGAACGCCGTCGAAGCGCTGCCGCAGGGGGGCGCGATCCATATCGTCAATCGCGGCCAGGTGAACCGCGAACGCCGCTGGTACCTGGAACTGTGCATCAGCGACAACGGTCCGGGCCTGTCTGCCGAAGTGCTGGAACAATTGTTTGCGCCGGTGCGCAGCAACAAGGACGGCGCCCACCATGGCCTCGGCCTGTCCATCGTGCATGGCCTGGTGCAGCAGCTGCAGGGCGTCATCTCTTGCCGCAGCGGCAAGAACGGCACCTCGTTTGAACTCCTGCTGCCGCTGCGCGGCGTTGCCCGCCAGGCTGGCGGGCGGTCCGTCCCGCTGCTCGACTCCATGTAA
- a CDS encoding EAL domain-containing response regulator gives MTMFATPFETENRPRILLVDDEPRLLSSLYELLKDRDYQLFTATCGSEALDHLAKVHFDLILLDLRLPDMSGHEIMDHIKRRGIEVDVIVMSGDVGIEAAIGALKRGAYDYLRKPYSREELLKTVENALQKRRLAVDNERIASQLENSEKMYRYLVDSSPDIIYTLNHEGLITFVNDRAQQLLGFGRDDLLGRHYSIIVHDEDQERARYAFNERRADERTSRNVELRLKSRDGGGCERTFSHTLTTMALTSLGMHSGATETRKRELLGVYGVARDITDRKRAEEVISYQAYHDILTDLPNRMLFKDRLGLAVVQAKRKLTELAVMFIDLDRFKLVNDTLGHVKGDELLQQVALRLKDCLRRGDTLARQGGDEFTIVLPELRDRQDARLIADKFLACLHQPFDLDGHQVHISASIGIAIYPGDGETIDELLRHADIAMYQVKALGKNGHSFYHDSMLDASHQKIALEQSLRKALELNQLEMYYQPQVDVSTGRIVGAEGLMRWNHPQRGLLTAGEFLPFAEENGLMLPISDWMLGALCRDLLQWNAAGGQDVRLSLNLSPQYLDRGDFFEKMRGALIRYGIEPAQIEVEITENICIRNPQYAIEQLNKLCQLGVSVAIDDFGTGYSSLSYLHRFPIHTVKIDQSFVKEIHDENSHYPVILAIISIARGLGLKLIAEGVETESQARYLQANGCTTMQGYLYHRPVSLGHFMAVLQQQPALAAAPLHLLPGLAASEA, from the coding sequence ATGACCATGTTCGCCACCCCGTTCGAGACTGAAAACCGCCCGCGCATCCTGCTGGTCGACGATGAGCCCCGGCTGCTGTCCTCGTTGTACGAATTGCTGAAGGACCGCGACTATCAACTGTTCACCGCCACGTGCGGCAGCGAGGCGCTGGATCATCTGGCGAAAGTCCATTTCGACCTGATCTTGCTCGACCTGCGCCTGCCCGACATGAGCGGCCATGAAATCATGGACCACATCAAGCGCCGCGGCATCGAAGTCGACGTGATCGTGATGAGCGGCGACGTCGGCATCGAGGCGGCGATCGGCGCGCTGAAACGCGGCGCCTACGATTACCTGCGCAAGCCGTACAGCCGCGAGGAATTGCTGAAGACGGTAGAAAACGCGCTGCAAAAACGCCGCCTGGCGGTCGACAACGAGCGCATCGCGTCGCAGCTGGAAAACTCGGAAAAGATGTACCGCTACCTGGTCGACAGCTCGCCCGACATCATTTATACGCTGAACCATGAGGGCTTGATCACCTTCGTCAACGACCGTGCGCAGCAGTTGCTGGGATTTGGCCGCGACGATTTGCTGGGCCGGCATTATTCGATCATCGTGCACGACGAAGACCAGGAACGCGCGCGCTACGCCTTCAACGAGCGCCGCGCCGACGAACGCACCTCGCGCAATGTCGAGCTGCGCCTGAAGAGCCGCGACGGCGGCGGTTGCGAGCGCACCTTCAGCCATACCTTGACCACCATGGCGCTCACTTCCCTCGGCATGCATAGCGGGGCGACCGAGACAAGGAAGCGCGAACTGCTCGGCGTCTACGGCGTGGCGCGCGACATCACCGACCGCAAGCGCGCCGAGGAAGTGATTTCCTACCAGGCCTACCACGACATCCTGACCGACCTGCCGAACCGCATGCTGTTCAAGGACCGGCTCGGGCTGGCGGTGGTCCAGGCCAAGCGCAAGCTGACCGAACTGGCGGTGATGTTCATCGACCTGGACCGGTTTAAGCTGGTCAACGACACGCTGGGCCACGTCAAGGGCGACGAATTGCTGCAGCAGGTGGCGCTCCGGCTGAAGGACTGCCTGCGCCGCGGCGATACGCTGGCGCGCCAGGGCGGCGACGAATTCACCATCGTGCTGCCGGAATTGCGCGACCGCCAGGACGCCAGGCTGATCGCCGACAAATTCCTGGCCTGCCTGCACCAGCCGTTCGACCTGGACGGCCACCAGGTGCATATTTCGGCGTCGATCGGCATCGCCATCTATCCGGGCGACGGCGAAACCATCGACGAGTTGCTGCGCCACGCCGACATCGCGATGTACCAGGTCAAGGCGCTGGGCAAGAACGGCCACAGCTTTTATCACGACTCGATGCTGGACGCGTCGCACCAGAAGATCGCGCTGGAACAAAGCCTGCGCAAGGCGCTGGAATTGAACCAGCTCGAAATGTATTACCAGCCGCAGGTCGACGTGAGCACCGGCCGCATCGTCGGCGCCGAAGGCCTGATGCGCTGGAACCACCCGCAGCGCGGCTTGCTGACGGCCGGCGAGTTCCTGCCCTTCGCCGAGGAAAACGGCTTGATGCTGCCGATTTCCGACTGGATGCTGGGCGCGCTGTGCCGCGACCTGCTGCAATGGAACGCCGCCGGCGGCCAGGACGTGCGGCTGTCGCTGAACCTGTCGCCGCAATACCTGGACCGTGGCGACTTCTTTGAAAAAATGCGCGGCGCGCTGATACGCTACGGCATAGAGCCGGCCCAGATCGAAGTCGAAATCACTGAAAACATTTGCATCCGCAATCCGCAATACGCCATCGAGCAATTGAACAAATTGTGCCAGCTGGGCGTGTCGGTGGCGATCGACGATTTCGGCACCGGCTATTCGTCGCTATCCTATCTGCACCGCTTCCCGATCCACACCGTCAAGATCGACCAGTCGTTCGTCAAGGAGATCCACGACGAAAACAGCCACTATCCGGTGATCCTGGCGATCATCTCGATCGCCCGCGGACTGGGCTTGAAGCTGATCGCCGAAGGCGTTGAAACCGAATCGCAGGCGCGCTACCTGCAAGCGAACGGCTGCACCACGATGCAGGGTTATCTGTACCACCGGCCGGTTTCGCTGGGCCATTTCATGGCCGTGCTGCAGCAGCAGCCGGCACTGGCGGCGGCGCCGCTGCACCTGCTGCCCGGCCTGGCCGCCAGCGAAGCCTGA
- a CDS encoding tetratricopeptide repeat protein, translated as MHNQDQPIEPHFSAEYLRVKAQAERGIANAQHSLGFMYFNGQGVVRDVERAVHWYRLAARQGQEHAQYNLGVMCQKGQGTPLDFEQAAHWYRQAAEQGYAAAQYNLGWLYAKGQGIAPDSALAMHWFSKAAEQGDAGAQNNLAMMYDSGKGVPQDFRHAVTWYRKAAEQGYARAQFNLGLHYDNGQGVPQDRQQAAAWMRKAAEQGYAAAQFNLALRYDKGDTLEQDSRKAILWYRRAAEQGHASSQFNLGLIXXHTLN; from the coding sequence ATGCACAACCAGGACCAGCCCATCGAACCGCATTTCAGCGCCGAATACCTGCGCGTCAAGGCGCAGGCCGAACGGGGCATCGCCAACGCCCAGCACAGCCTGGGCTTCATGTATTTCAATGGCCAGGGCGTGGTCCGCGATGTTGAACGGGCGGTGCACTGGTACCGGCTGGCGGCGCGGCAAGGGCAGGAACACGCGCAGTACAATCTTGGCGTGATGTGCCAGAAAGGGCAGGGCACGCCGCTCGACTTCGAACAGGCCGCGCACTGGTACCGGCAAGCGGCCGAGCAAGGCTACGCGGCCGCGCAATACAATCTCGGCTGGCTGTACGCCAAGGGCCAGGGCATTGCGCCCGACAGCGCGCTGGCGATGCACTGGTTCAGCAAGGCGGCCGAGCAGGGCGACGCCGGCGCGCAAAACAACCTCGCCATGATGTACGACAGCGGCAAGGGCGTGCCGCAGGATTTCAGGCACGCTGTCACCTGGTACCGCAAGGCCGCCGAGCAGGGGTATGCGCGGGCCCAGTTCAACCTCGGCCTGCATTACGACAATGGCCAGGGCGTGCCGCAAGACCGCCAGCAGGCGGCGGCGTGGATGCGCAAGGCGGCCGAGCAGGGGTATGCGGCGGCCCAGTTCAACTTGGCGCTGCGCTACGACAAGGGCGACACGCTGGAACAGGATAGCCGGAAAGCGATCTTGTGGTACCGCCGCGCGGCGGAACAGGGCCACGCCAGTTCGCAATTCAACCTCGGCCTGATTTNNNNNCACACACTTAATTAA
- a CDS encoding tetratricopeptide repeat protein: protein MXXSSQFNLGLIFDNGQGVPRDDGKAQEWYRKAAGQGHAAAQHNLGLHHEHGKSTPQDYGLALVCYRQAAEQGFPTAQYQLGLLHENGHGVPADQQEAIFWYRKAAGQGHLRAQLDLGLRYETGQGVPLDLRLAMHWYRRAAEQDYPAAQYLLALLHDLDDGPAPDGRQAVEWYRKAAGQGHALAQFALGLRYDNGQDLAQDYAAALGWYAQAARQGHTRARFNLGLMYASGQGAPQDPVQAYLWLVMASQDGIADAAKFLKQAAARLTPDELALAQQRLELLPA, encoded by the coding sequence GTGNNNNNCAGTTCGCAATTCAACCTCGGCCTGATTTTCGACAATGGCCAGGGCGTGCCGCGCGACGACGGCAAGGCGCAGGAATGGTATCGCAAGGCGGCCGGGCAAGGCCATGCGGCGGCCCAGCACAACCTGGGCCTGCACCATGAACACGGCAAAAGCACGCCGCAGGATTATGGGCTGGCGCTGGTCTGCTACCGCCAGGCCGCCGAACAGGGTTTCCCGACCGCGCAATACCAGCTCGGCCTGTTGCACGAAAACGGCCACGGCGTGCCGGCCGACCAGCAGGAAGCGATCTTCTGGTACCGCAAGGCGGCCGGCCAGGGCCATCTGCGGGCCCAGCTTGACCTCGGCCTGCGCTACGAAACCGGGCAGGGCGTGCCGCTGGATTTGCGGCTGGCGATGCACTGGTACCGGCGCGCGGCGGAACAGGATTATCCGGCCGCGCAATACCTGCTGGCGCTGCTGCACGACCTCGACGACGGCCCGGCGCCGGATGGCAGGCAGGCTGTCGAGTGGTACCGCAAGGCGGCCGGGCAGGGCCACGCGCTGGCGCAATTCGCGCTCGGCCTGCGCTACGACAATGGCCAGGATCTGGCCCAGGATTATGCGGCGGCGCTGGGCTGGTACGCGCAGGCCGCGCGCCAGGGCCATACGCGGGCGCGCTTCAACCTTGGCCTGATGTACGCCAGCGGACAAGGCGCGCCGCAAGACCCGGTGCAGGCATACCTGTGGCTGGTCATGGCCAGCCAGGACGGTATCGCGGACGCCGCCAAATTCCTCAAGCAGGCGGCGGCCCGCTTGACGCCGGACGAATTGGCGTTGGCGCAACAGCGGCTGGAATTGCTGCCAGCATAA
- a CDS encoding CsgG/HfaB family protein: protein MHRTITGAALLLVLGGCAVVNTPPQSVDAPVSRVQQQQAQQAVAIPEVKSFKRKVAIGRFTNETRYGRTFQTDANADPLGKQASDMLATRLVASNKFLVFERQDLNKIKDEQKITQQSDLIGVDALILGSVTEFGRSTSGKTGFLSNTKIQTARAKVEIRLADARTGFVFFTASGVGEANTESGEVAGFGSKADYDSTLNDRAIGAAISDVQNALMSKLAERPWRTDILKMEDQRVFISGGKSQGIKVGDTLAVMREGEKVKSAQTGFEITLPGTTVATLRVQSLFGDAESNEGAVGELISGSLPKNQGSAFFVTEVKN, encoded by the coding sequence ATGCATCGTACAATCACCGGGGCGGCGTTGTTATTGGTATTGGGCGGCTGTGCCGTCGTCAATACCCCGCCACAATCGGTGGACGCACCGGTTTCGCGGGTTCAACAGCAGCAAGCGCAACAAGCGGTCGCGATACCTGAAGTAAAGTCTTTCAAGCGTAAAGTGGCAATTGGCCGTTTTACGAATGAAACACGTTATGGCCGTACCTTCCAGACCGACGCCAATGCCGATCCTTTGGGCAAACAAGCGTCCGACATGCTGGCAACCCGCTTGGTTGCATCGAATAAATTCCTGGTATTTGAGCGTCAGGACTTGAATAAGATCAAGGACGAGCAAAAAATCACCCAGCAATCCGATCTGATTGGCGTCGATGCGCTGATCCTGGGTTCGGTGACGGAATTCGGCCGCAGCACCAGCGGTAAAACCGGTTTCCTGAGCAATACCAAAATTCAAACCGCACGCGCCAAAGTCGAAATCCGTTTGGCCGATGCACGCACTGGTTTTGTGTTCTTTACCGCCTCCGGCGTTGGTGAAGCCAATACCGAGTCAGGCGAAGTCGCCGGCTTTGGCAGCAAGGCCGATTACGACAGCACCTTGAATGACCGCGCCATCGGCGCCGCCATTTCGGACGTGCAAAATGCGCTGATGTCGAAACTGGCTGAACGTCCATGGCGGACCGACATCCTGAAAATGGAAGACCAGCGCGTCTTCATTTCCGGCGGCAAGAGCCAGGGCATTAAGGTCGGCGATACGCTGGCGGTGATGCGCGAAGGTGAAAAAGTAAAAAGCGCCCAGACCGGTTTTGAAATCACCTTGCCTGGTACGACGGTAGCAACGCTGCGCGTGCAAAGCTTGTTTGGCGATGCTGAAAGCAATGAAGGCGCGGTTGGCGAATTGATTTCCGGATCGCTGCCGAAAAACCAGGGTTCTGCATTTTTTGTTACTGAAGTTAAAAACTGA
- a CDS encoding DUF4810 domain-containing protein, with the protein MKISLLFAAIAMSLLSGCATGPQSKYDWGNYEQSVYSYYKEPANIDAFSTSLNNVIQAAELNKRPVAPGVYAEYGYLLTLQGKTEDGLAFFDKEKKQWPESAVFMDTMKKVTLGSAKKTADEGVAK; encoded by the coding sequence ATGAAAATATCCTTACTGTTTGCCGCCATTGCCATGAGCTTGCTGAGCGGTTGTGCCACCGGACCTCAAAGCAAATATGACTGGGGCAATTACGAACAATCGGTGTATAGCTACTATAAAGAGCCGGCCAATATCGATGCATTCAGCACCTCGCTGAACAATGTTATCCAGGCGGCGGAATTGAACAAGCGTCCGGTGGCGCCTGGCGTGTATGCCGAATACGGCTATCTGTTGACCTTGCAGGGTAAAACCGAAGATGGCCTCGCATTCTTTGACAAGGAAAAAAAGCAATGGCCTGAATCGGCCGTTTTCATGGACACCATGAAAAAAGTTACCTTGGGAAGCGCTAAAAAAACTGCTGACGAAGGAGTCGCAAAATGA
- a CDS encoding DUF799 domain-containing protein, producing the protein MMRIKKRLIALIGVLAVLSGCAAQKPIEKADYSKLRAANPHSVLVVPVVSRSVDVDAPDYFLSTIARPLAERGFYVFPINLVKRVMEDDGLGDADMVHGSDTHKLASMFGADSVLYVTIERWDSKYMVLSTVTTVELTYSLKSGSSGEELWKKTEHVAYDPSANSQNGFLGKLIAAAIEKAKPNYLPLAQQANNKAIYQAGQGLPAGPYDALYQKDQEQF; encoded by the coding sequence ATGATGAGAATCAAAAAAAGACTGATCGCATTGATCGGTGTGCTGGCCGTATTAAGCGGTTGTGCGGCTCAAAAACCAATCGAGAAAGCCGACTATAGCAAGTTGCGCGCCGCCAACCCGCACTCGGTGCTAGTGGTGCCGGTGGTCAGCCGTAGCGTCGATGTCGATGCGCCCGATTACTTCCTGTCGACCATTGCGCGTCCGCTGGCGGAACGCGGCTTTTACGTTTTCCCGATCAACCTGGTGAAACGGGTGATGGAAGATGACGGCCTGGGCGACGCCGACATGGTGCATGGCAGCGATACGCATAAACTGGCGTCAATGTTCGGCGCCGACAGCGTACTGTATGTCACCATCGAGCGCTGGGATTCGAAATACATGGTGTTGTCGACCGTGACCACGGTGGAGCTGACATATAGCCTGAAAAGCGGCAGCAGCGGTGAAGAATTGTGGAAAAAGACCGAGCATGTGGCGTACGACCCGAGCGCCAATTCGCAGAATGGTTTCCTGGGCAAGCTGATTGCCGCTGCGATTGAAAAAGCCAAGCCTAACTATCTGCCGTTGGCACAGCAAGCCAATAACAAGGCGATTTACCAGGCTGGTCAGGGTTTGCCGGCTGGACCGTACGACGCGCTGTATCAAAAAGACCAGGAACAATTCTGA
- a CDS encoding DUF4197 domain-containing protein yields the protein MPRPSLSSATALICAIVCTPLALAGTLDAISNQEASSGLKAALDAGSAAAVAKLGVENGFLNNDKVKIKLPSILEQARPLLKMTGRGQQLDDLVVSMNRAAESAIPLAKPLLVNAVKSMSVTDAKNILSGGDTSVTDFFRQKTAAPLAVKFLPIVKSVTDRSGLASQYNGVVGQVAKSGLVPQQQSTVEGYVTDRALDGLYLMIGEEEKAIRKDPISYGSSIIGKVFGSLK from the coding sequence ATGCCGCGCCCATCCCTCTCTTCTGCCACCGCGCTGATTTGCGCCATCGTTTGCACCCCGCTGGCGCTTGCCGGCACGTTGGACGCCATCAGCAACCAGGAAGCGTCTAGCGGTTTGAAAGCCGCATTGGACGCCGGCTCGGCCGCCGCGGTCGCCAAGCTCGGCGTCGAAAACGGCTTCCTGAACAACGACAAGGTCAAGATCAAGCTCCCGTCGATTCTCGAACAGGCGCGTCCGCTGCTGAAAATGACCGGCCGCGGCCAGCAGCTCGACGACCTGGTGGTGTCGATGAACCGCGCCGCCGAATCGGCGATCCCGCTGGCCAAGCCGCTGCTGGTCAACGCCGTCAAATCGATGAGCGTGACCGACGCGAAAAACATCCTGAGCGGCGGCGACACATCGGTGACCGACTTCTTCCGTCAAAAAACCGCGGCGCCGCTGGCCGTCAAATTCCTGCCGATCGTCAAATCGGTAACCGACCGCTCCGGCCTGGCAAGCCAATACAATGGCGTGGTCGGCCAGGTCGCCAAATCGGGACTGGTGCCGCAGCAGCAATCGACGGTCGAAGGCTACGTCACCGACCGCGCGCTGGACGGCTTGTACCTGATGATAGGCGAAGAAGAAAAAGCGATCCGCAAGGACCCGATTTCGTACGGCAGCAGCATCATCGGCAAGGTGTTCGGCAGCTTGAAATAA